Genomic DNA from Paenibacillus donghaensis:
ATCAACGGGCGAATGAACCAATGAACCCGGGCTAGCGAACCAACCAACCAACCAACCAACCAACCAACCAACGTGCAGGCATATTGGCAGGCGATCAGCAGCGGGGTGGCGCGTCAGTCCGGCAACAGGAGAATGTACATAGGTAACCACAGAAACGGCAGAAATGCCGTTTTTTCTTTTCCGCGTGCCCAGAGGCACGCCTAGAGTAAAAGGTTGATTAAATTCAGCCCTTTACTCTAGATAGACATTCACTTTTCTACAAAAAAGCACAATGGAGAGGCCAGCATTCAACGCCAGGCTATTGACAAAAAACAACAATCGCCTTAGACTTTTAAATGATATTGATAATCATTATCAAAAAGGGGATTAGTAAAATGAAGCATGCAAGAAACCAAAAGCTGTACATCTTGTTAAGCATATTGTTTGTAATGGTAATCGTTGTATCCGGCTGTGGCGGTGGAACCCAAAACACCTCCTCCAACACTGCCAATCAGGCTCAGGCTGCTGAACCAACTGCCGAATCTACTGCCAAGCCTGCAGCAACCAGTACGCCAGAGCCAGCGGAGACCGGGACGCGCATTATCAAAACGGCTATGGGTGATCTGGAAGTACCGGTTAATCCGCAGCGGGTGGTTGTCAACTGGTACATCGGTGATGTGTTCACCTTGGGGATCAAGCCGGTAGCGCTCAATGCCTGGTCGCAGGAAACGATGCCATTCTTCGATCAATTTGCGGGTATCCCGAAGATTGAGAATTGGGAAGCTGAAGATATTCTAACCTATGATCCCGATCTGATTATTACCTATGATCCGCAGGATTTCGAGAAGCTGTCCAAAATCGCACCGGTACTCGTCATCCCAGAAGGCGATGTCAATACGACGGAACGGTTGGCGATTCTAGGCGAAGCTACAGGCCATGAAGCCGAGGCCCAGGCGGCCATTGCTACTTTTGAGCAGAAACTGGCTGAAGCCAAGGAGCAGCTGGGAGCAGATATATTTAAAGATAAAACCTTCAGCATCTTCGAGGACTGGGGCCGTGACTCGTACGGAATCTACTATGAGACAGGTTCACGCGGGGGTACATTGCTCTACGAATATCTGGGGCTGAAGAAACCCGAGAAGATGGAGCAGCTGGTCACAAGTTCGGGTGAAGGCCGCGGTTCGTTGTCCTATGAGGTGGCTTCGGAATACTTCGGCGATTATGTGCTCTGGTTTCTGCAGGAGGACAAAGAGTCTGAATATGCCAAAACTGAAATTTGGAACAGCATCCCGGCAGTGCAGGCTGGCCATATTGTTGAAATCCCTGGTGAATACTCCGGGCTGTTCTATTACTCCGATGTTGCCAGTATGACAGCACAGCTTGATTACATTATTGGCCGGTTGCTGGAACAGGTGAAGTGAGCCATGCAGAACTTGAAATTATCGGTGTAACAGATGTCTACTCAACGGGAACCTACTAAAAAAGGAATGCAGAACTTCGCCGTGTTCATGATGGCGGGCTTAGTCTTACTGGTGCTAGCGGTTGCGGCCTCCATCTCCTTCGGGGCTGCGCAGATGAATCTGAAGCTTGCCTGGGGGGCGGTGTTCCAGTTTGATCCGGCACTTACCGAGCATCAGATCATCCGTACCTTTCGTCTCCCGCGGACGGTTGCCGATATACTGGTCGGCTGCAGCCTCGCCGTCTGCGGCTCAGTCATGCAAGGGACAACCCGCAATCCGCTTGCAGACTCGGGGTTGATCGGAATCAGCTCTGGGTCCACCTTGGCCATTGCCCTGTGCATGGCTTATCTGCCAGGAAGGACATATGCGGATACGATGCTCTTCTCTTGTCTGGGAGCAGCTTTAGCTACCGGGATTACATATTATATGGCCTCTCTGGGCAAAAACGGGATGACTCCCCAGCGCCTCATACTGGCGGGGTTCTCCATTTCCATGCTGTTTGGTGCGTTCAGCACCTTTGTGGCGATCAAATTCAAAATCGGGCAGGCGCTCGATTACTGGACAGCCGGAGGTACTGCAAGTGCGAAATGGGATGAGCTTCTGTATATTTTGCCGCTGTTTGTGCTCGGTGTGGTCTGGAGTCTAGCCATTTCTCCTTCGATAACGATACTGAGCTTCGGCGATGAGCTGGCGGCAGGACTGGGGCTGCGCACACGTCTGGTCAAAATCTCCTCAACCCTGATCGTGCTGCTGCTGACCGGACTCTCAGTAATTGTTGTGGGTCCTGTCGGGTTCGTCGGGCTGATCGTACCGCATATTGTGCGTTACATGGTCGGGGTCGATTATCGGTATATCATCCCGGCGTCGGCGCTCTATGGGGCGGTCATTCTGGTGGCTGCCGATATTGTGGGACGATTGATCAACCGGCCGCATGAGACTCCGCTGGGCATTATTTTTGCGGTCATAGGGGTTCCTTATTTCCTCTATCTGGTCCGCAAGCAAAGGAGGGAGTTCATGTGAACCGGACCTTTGTAAACCGTCTCATGACGGTGAAGTCGCTTGGCATCATCGCTGTGCTGACTGTACTGTTGATTGCGGTGGCGGTCATCAGCATGAATGTGGGCAAAATGAATCTGTCACCGGCAGAGGTCTTCCGTGTGGTTACTGGAGGGGGGACAGCTAAGCAGAATCTTATTGTCTATGAGCTGCGCCTGCCGCGTATTGTGCTGGCTGTCCTGGTCGGGTTCGGGTTGTCGATTTCCGGCTGTATTATGCAGAGTCTGCTCAAAAACGAACTGGCCAGTCCGGGCTCCCTCGGGACAAGCTCTGGGGCCGGGTTGTTTGTACTATTCTACATTTCGAGTTTTGCGGGCAGTGGCGGGGTATCTCCGCTGCTGCTTCCGCTGCTTGCTTTTGTGGGCGGCCTGTCTTCGGCCATTCTGATCTTTCTGGTAGCTTACAGACGGGGAAGGGAAATTTCGCCTACCAATCTCATCCTGACGGGTGTTGCCATGAGCAGCGGGTATGGAGCCTTGTCCCTGATGCTCACGCTTAAGCTGGAAGAGAAGAAATATGACTTCGCACTGCGTTGGCAGGCCGGCAATCTGTGGGGGGATGAGTGGAAATATATTATGGTGCTGCTGCCCTGGGTCGTGCTTATCGGGTTGTATGTGTTCTATAAGTCGCGTACGCTCAATACGTTGAATCTGGGGAACCAGACGGCTTCCGGGCTTGGCGTAGCCATCAAACGTGAGTTCCTCGGGCTGGCTCTGGCGGCGGTTGCGCTGGCTTCAGGCAGTGTGGCGCTTGGCGGCAATTTCTTCTTCGTAGGGATGATTAGTCCGCATATTGCCCGCAGGCTGGTCGGATCGAACCATAAGCTGCTGCTGCCTGCCACGGCGCTGGTAGGGGCATTGATTATTGTGGTGGCCGATACGCTCACCCGGTCGATCAGCTTCGGGGCCGATGTGCCTACAGGCATTGTGATTACCATATTGGTGACGCCTTACTTCCTCTATCTTTTGTCAAAAACCAACTAAAAACGGTGACGTTATGCGGGAGCATAACGCAGACCAAGCGTCCGGCTGTGAGCCGGACGCTTGGTCGTGCGCAGAGGGAGTGGTGGGAGTGAGGAAATGTGAGAAGCTAGAGGGTGTGAGTGAGACTGTAGAGTAGACTAGGCGTGTCGGGTGAGTGAATAGGTGGATGCGAGGTTTACTGCTTAGACCATCGCAGGATATGAGCCGCACAGATTTACCTTCTGGATCGCCCTATCATCAGTTCAGCCACCGATTTAAGTGCGATAAAGCATCTAAATTGTGGATTTTTTCCGTTTTCGAGTAAATAAGTGCGAAAGCGCATCTAATTTCTCGGAAAGCTCTAGTGCACCACTCTACATCCTTCATGCTGTGGTTTCACAGCCTTTCCTGTGGATTGCCAAGCGTCCTCATGTGTTACCAGAAACGAAGCTTATGCTCGGCTGGCGTACGCGGTTTGCCTTTGGGTACTTTGGCGGTGTATCCCATGTGCAGAATCGCTACGATCTTCTCGCTGGGCTTCAGGCCCATCCCGGCACAGAAATCAACATTGTCCAGAATATCTGACGATGACCAGGTCATGCCGATGCCTTCTTCCCAGGCGGCCAGCTGGAAATTCTGCAATGTGCTGCACATGGCCCCAAACTCGGCGCTCCACTCCAGGGGCGGCCGCTCTCTGTCCAGCACTGCCACAAGATTGAAGGGAATAGAATAGGTTCTTTTCCAGAAAATATTCTTCACCTTGCCGGGCATCAGCTTATAGGTAAGCATATCCTTGATGGATGCCATCATCAGGTCGGTCATCCGGCTGCGTTCCTCATGACTGCCGGCCTCGATAAACCGCCAGCCTTGACGCAGACTGGCTTCCGGCAGACTGTCACGCAGCAAACGCTGCACTACAGCGGCCTCGACGGGCTGCTCCGTGAAGCTGCGCACGGTTCTCCGCTCGCGGATGGTCCGGGCGGCTTGGGAAGAAGCTGCAGCTCTCCGGCTGCACTGTCCTATTCCAAGCACTGCTACAATCCGTTCACCGGCTGCCGTTCCCGCCCAGGCAGTGAAGCCCTCCGCATTCCAATCGAGTGAAGGCTCCGGGCGGATGCCAATGTCCTGCTCCTCTGCCAGCAGCTTCAGATTCTGGATCAGACACCAGACCGCAGCCTCATCCTCTTGCATAACCTTTGGCTTGTCGCTGATCTTGACGGTGACGATGAGGTAGGCAGGGGCAGGGGGCAGCCCCGCACCGTCCGGCGATTCTGCGCCTGGCTGTCCACTTCTCCATCTCGTCATTCCCTGCACGTACTCCTCCGTAGCAGCTCCGTCTACATAGACAAACTGCCAAGGCTCCCGAAGATGATGGTTAGGTGCCCACACGGCCACATTAAGGATAGATAACAGACTCTCTCTGGACACCGGCTGACCGGTGAAGACGGGAGTTGCCCGGCTTGCTGTCATAGTTTCGTTAATTTTGATAGGGATCTCCTCCACTTGTAATTATGACTATGCCAATCCCACCCGTGGCAGAATCAGCGGTCCGGCTACCTCGTCTGCAGATAAGCAATGCCCAGTCCGCCGGTCACAGGATTGCGATAGGTTTCACACTCCACGTCGAAGACTTCCCCGATTAGTTGTTTGGTCAGGATTTCTTCCGGCTTACCACTAGCCACAACCCGGCCCTTGTTCATGATATACAGATAGTCGCAATATTCCGCCGCGAGCGCCAGATCATGGAGGGCGGCAAGAATGCCGATGTCCAGTTTTTTGACAATATTCAGAATTTGCAGCTGGTATTTGATGTCCAAATGGTTAGTAGGCTCATCCAGAATCATAAACTCCGGCTGCTGCGCCAGCACCCGGGCCAGGATTACACGTTGCTTCTCGCCGCCGGATAATGAATTATAACTGCGGGCCGCATAGGCTTCCAGATTGACCTTGCCCAGGGCGGCATCCACGATGCTGTAGTCGGCCTGTGAGTCGGTTTCCAGCAGTCCCTTATGCGGGGTTCTGCCCATCATCACCATTTCACGTACCGTGAAGTCAAAGCTAAGCTCATTAAATTGGCCGACGACTCCCAGCTTTTGGGCAACTTTTTTGGGACTGGATTTGATTACGTCCAGCTCGGACAGGAACACGTCACCCTGGCGTGGTTTAATCACTTTATAGATGCTTTTGAGCAGCGTGGACTTGCCGCAGCCGTTAGGTCCGATCAGGCCGACGAATTGTTTCTTTTTAACCTGAACTGATACATCCTTCACAATATCGATATTTGAAAAAGAAACAGATAGATGTTCGACGTTAAGCTCCATTTTATTTGCCTCCAAACGCGTAGCCTTTTTTGACCAGCATGTACATGAACATGGGTGCGCCAATCAGAGCTGTAATGATGCCGATCGGCAGCTCTACGCTGGGCACGATGGTGCGGGCGATCACATCGGTCCAGATCAGGAAGAGCGCACCGAACAAGACGGATGCGGGCAGCAGCCTGCGATGGTCGGAGCCGACGAGTCCTCTTACCAGATGGGGGATAATCAGTCCGACGAAGCCGATCATGCCGCAACTGGCCACCATCACACCGGTAATCAGTGCGGTAACGAGCATATAGAGCCGTCGGTATAGACCGAGTTGAATCCCCAGGGTAACCGCGGCTTCGTCACCAAGCAGCATGGTGTTTAATACCCGGGATTGCAGCAGGAAATAGAAACAGGCAAGCAGCACAACAACCGCAATCAGCGGCAGCTTATTCCAGCTGGATGCGGCCAGGCTGCCCATCGACCAGAAGGTTACAGTCTTGATGCCTTCCGCATTATTGGCGAAATACACAATGAAATTGGCAAAAGCGGTACAGAGCGCATTAATGACCATCCCTGCGAGCACCAGCTTGACGGAGGTCATTCTGCCGCCCACACCGGCAAGGACAAGCACCAGCAGCGAAGCGCCCAGCGCGCCAGCAAAAGCCCAGAAGGCCACGCCCGTCTGGCCCAGCAGGCCCATCGAGCCAAAGCCGATCAGGATAGCGAAGGTTGCCCCAAGCGTTGCGCCTGATGAAATACCGAGGATATAGGGATCAGCCAGCGGATTCTGCACCGCAGCCTGCATAATCGTTCCGCACAGCGTAAGCCCAGCGCCGATAAACATGGCCATCAGCACGCGCGGGAAACGGATTTTCCAGATAATATCGACGAACGAGCCGGAGGTAAGGTCCTGGACATCTCCAATGGTTATGCCTGTGATCTGATGAAGCAGAATCCGGTAGGACTGAGTTAAGGGGATCTCGACCTGTCCGAATGAAACGGCTGCGCCAACCGAGAACAAGACAAGGATCAGCAGCACTCCTATAACAGCAGTGAAGCCGAAGCGGCTATGGATCACGGATTCTTTTGGCGGGGCAAGCTCGAGTTTGTTCGTCTGCATGAGTATGAATGATCTCCTTTTTAAAAATAGTAAGAAAGTATAAGTTCCACCTGCTCCTGTATCCTTCTATTTCTCGCAGAAACGGTTGTCGTCCCTAAAAGGACAGCGAAGCCGTTTCTACTTGGCAGGTATGTATGTAATGTATAAAATATAAATGAAAATTATTATCATTGCAATGATAATAATTCTCATTGACAATTTATTTAAAATTCTATATTCTACGATAGTATCTTGCTTAGACAACGACAAAAGCTGGGCCGGATAGGACAAACCGATGATTATAGACGAAAAGGGGCAAATAGGAATGATCAAGTATCTCAAAAGAAGTATGCCATTGTTAGCGGTTCTGCTGATGGCAGTCATTATGGCTGGTTGTGCTGCAAATACACAAAATTCGAATACGGCTGCAAGTCCGGAGCCGGCAGGCAATAGCAATAACACCGGTACAGAGAAAGCTGCCACGAGCAGTAAGACGGTATATCCGCTGACGATTGAGAACTTCAGCATTACCGGGGAAGGCGCCACGCCAACGGCCCATCCGCAAACCTTCGACAAAGCTCCTGAGAAGGTCGTAGCGAATACCCAAGGCGCGGCTGAACTGCTGATTAAGCTGGGATTGACCGACAAAATGGTAGGCGTTGCTGCGCTCTATGGCGGCGGAGATCCGGCTGTGGCCGAAGAATTCAAGAAGATTCCCGTTATTTCCAAGGAATATGCCAGTAAAGAGCTGGTGGTGGGGGCAGGTCCCGATCTTGTGATGGGCCGCAGTGACCTGTATGCTGACGCAGACTGGGGTGTGGGAACAACCACTGGCTTAAATGAGCTGGGAATTAAGACGTTTGTGCAGAATACAAGTGTCAAAGGAGCTACCGTTCAGAGCCTGTACACCGACATTGAGCAGCTTGGACAAATCTTCGATGTGCAGGAGAAAGCCGCAGCCTACATAGAGGAATTAAAAGCACGTGCGCAGGCTCTTAAAGACAGCACGGCAGCCAGCGGCGAGAGAACCTTCGCCTATATTTCGGATGGCGGGAAAGGGGCTATCGCCATTTACAGCGGCAACATCGATACCTTTGCAGGTGATGTGCTGAGTCTGCTCGGTCTGAAGAACAGCTTCGGTGATGTGACCGGCGAGATCAGCAAGGAGCAGCTGATTGCTACCAACCCGGATGTGCTGCTGCTCTCCCATTACACCGGAGGGACGGACCCGGAGCAGAGCCTGAAGAGCTTCTACGCCGACTCTTCGCTGCAGAGTCTGAATGCCATTAAGAACAAGGCGATCTATGTGATCGACTTCAACCAGTTCTGGGGCTACAGCTATTCAATACTGGATGGGGCGGAGAAGCTGGTTTCTGAGCTGGTGGCGAAACCTTAAGCATGGGGATTCACGAATAGACATGTGGAAACGGCAGAGATGCCGTTTTTTTGTGAATATATTTATAGGTTCATGCTATCAATCAATCAATCAATCAATCAATCAATCAATCAATCCTTCTATTTCTCGCAGAAACGGATGCCGCCTCTTGCAGAGGACGGCGAAGCCGTTTCTGTTTGCGTGGAGGAAACGAAAAGCCCTCAGCCACCTGCTAACTGTATTGTGTACATTTATTTCAGGCGAAAATGGGCCAAAAACGATTTTAACTGTATTCGGTACAATTAAATTTGGCCAAAACGCTGCTGAATGGCTAAATAGGGAGAAATAAATGTACGAGATACAGTTAACTCTTCCTAACCTGTCTAAATCGCTAATATAGCTGTACCAAATACAGTTACATTTCTGTTGATGGGAATTATGTCCTACTATTGCTGAGTTATTGATGGAGCCGCTGGGTGTGGCTTCCAGGTGCTAGGTGCTAGGTGCTAGGTGCTAGGTGCTGGAGGCTAGATGCTAAGTGCTAAGTGCTAAGTGCTAGGTGCTAGGTGTTCGAAGCTAGATGCTAGCTGCTGGCTGTGATCTGCGTTGGCCCTAATTAGGCGTGTCTGCGGTAGGGTGTGATCCGGCTGCCCAAGGTAAGTCCAAGCCACACGAGGCTGAGCACGAGCGGGAGCACCAAGGCAGTGCTTTTGAGAATGGTGACTGGACCCGCCAATCCGGCGTCCCAGAAGCGGTAGAGGGCATAAGCTCCATAAGGAATCTCAATGAACAAGGCTGTGGCCACACCAGCGGAATAACTGCGAAGCGCCAGTGAGATGCCGAGATGCTTCACCCCATCACCGAGCATTACAGCTACGATGCCGATGAACAGCAGATTCAACTGGCCGTCTGTCTGAAAGCGTTCTGCCGTCAAGGCAGCCACAACCGTGAGTACTAGTCCCAGCAGCAGGACCGCCACTGTGAATTGGATGGTGATATTCTTGTCAGGGTTCAGCAAGCGGTTCTCAAAGGTAATCCGCGGATTCTCTTTGGCCTTGCGCAGCCAACGCTCCATGGTTCCAATCTCTTCACCGTCATGAATGAAAAAGGCAACCGGCAGCAGCCAAATCAAGGCCTCCAGTCGTACAAGCCCATCAATATAAGATAACATGCATATAGTTCTCCTCTCATTTCAGGAAGCAGCAGACTAGTTGCTGATGTTATTAATTGAGCACTCACTCAACATTTAGTTAAAAAACAACTGTCCTCATAAAATCACCAGTTATGGCTGAGCACAGTCTTATTGCGCTGAAGCATCTATGCTGCTGTTCTCCAGACCTTGCAGAAGCAGCCTTGCCAGTTGTCTGACATAACTTTCGTCCTTAAATCCAAGCGTTTCTGCTCCAAAACGAGCATTCATCATGTAATACACCAGTAGAGAGGAGTGCAGAGTTGTTAGAGCTACCCGAAAGGCGGCTTCATTCCACGTTCGTTCTGCCATGGCAGGCTTGAACCATTGCGCGCCCGTTATCCCTATGCGTTCGATCAGCTGTCTTACCTCCTGGGAGACCGCTTCATCGCGGACCAGCTCCGGCGACCAGATCAGCATGAGATAATCGATATTCTCCTGCAGGAAGTGCAGGTAGTTCAGTCCATACTCGACCAGAGTCTCTTCCAGTGACAACCCCATGCTCTGAGCCGCTCCGGCATCTGCCTGCAATTGCTGCAAGAAGGTGAATTGTCTGACGATTTCCAGCAGTAGCTTGCGTTTATCCCCGAAATAGTAGAAGATCAGCCCTTCGGCAACGCCGCTTTCAGCCGCAATTTCTTTGGTGGAAGCTGCATGGAACCCTTTTTGTGAGAAAATCTTCAATGCGCCAGCAAGAATCTGCCGCTTCTTAATGTCCTTGGTCTCTTGTCTTGACAAACGATTGTATGCCTCCTTCATCTTAAAATAACCCCTATCAATTATTGAGTATACACTCAAATTATAGCTGCTGGCAGATTATTGTCAAGGTGTTTGCTATCCGCTTCGCCGAACAATTATAGTAATAGTAGTTACATATATATCTATCGTATATTCAGAGAGAGAACCCAAGGAGGATGAAGATGACAGAACGGATTGAGTGTCAAACACCGGGCTGCAGCGCGACGATTCTGCCGGCAACCGCTGCCAAAACAGGCGGGTACTGTATGCCCTGCCATCAGGAGCAGCAGCGCGAGGAGCAGCGGATTTTTATTGAGCAAAACCGCAAGGAAGTGGATTTATATGAAGAGATTACCGACCCTGTAGAGGTGCTTCGCATTATGCATACTTCCCGCAGGTACGATCCGCTGATTGAATATGTTCCCTATCCTCTGAACCGTGAGCAGCTGTATACAGCGTTATCCTTGGAAGAGGCCGAGCGCATGCAGGCTTATGCGCTGGAGCTGCTGGAAGCAGGGGATGAGGATACTGCCACCGAAATTCTTGCCTCACTGGTATGCTACTCCGGCAAACTGCTGGACAACTGCTGGCTGGAGCTTATGGAGCAGAATGTCTACAATCCGGCTATTCTGTTCAAGGATGCTCCACCTTCTATTCGCAATCTGCTGCTGGAGAAGGTGGAGATTCACAGCGGCAACCGTAATCCCCTGCTGCTGGCCTTGGCCTGGATCGGTGACGAGGCCGTAGTTCAGCAGTTCCTGGAATGGCGGCGAGCAGCACCGGAATGGGCGCAAGAGCTGTATGTCACGCCAGAGCGCTATGCACAGGAAGCCGGGTGGGAGCTTACCGCAGCAGGCGAACGGAGAGATCTGTTTGCCCGGAAGAATTATGCCATGGAGCGGATGGATGCGCCACTGGAGGCCGGGGATCAAGCATCTGAAGCTTTTGTGACGGTAAGCCATCAGCAGTGCCCCTGGTGCGGTGGCCAGCTGACTACACTGGTTGAACTGCAGAAGGGCCACCCGGCCCTGAAGGAAATAGCTTGGGATGGGGAGCGGCTGGCCGTCGATACCTGTGTGATCTGCGGAAGCTACAGTGTCATTTATATGGAGGTTGATCCTGCAGGAACGCCCTTTTGGAGCAAGCATAACCAGCGGCCGGACTATCTGCCGGATATTAATTTGGACGACTATGGCCAGGACTATCTGGCGGCCGGTCCTTTGCTCAGTACAGCGGAAAGCCCACGCAACACTTATCATTCGGCGGTGTGGGGGATTGATCCGATCGTTTCACAAATCGGGGGACATCCGTCCTGGGTTCAGGATGCTGAGTATCCGGTATGTCCTTGCTGCTCACACACCATGTCCTTCATTGCTCAACTGGACTGGGGTCAACTGGAGGAATACGGTGAAGGTATTTATTATATGTTCAGCTGTGCGAAGGACCGGATCACGGCCACGCTGTATCAGCAATCCTAAAGGCAGCAAAATTACCTATCTAACCATAGGCCATACCTCTCTCAGAGGACGGCGATGCCGTTTCTACTTGATGAGACAGTTTTCTGGTCTCCCAGATTATGTTATGATTTGCAGGAATATAGATTAATATAATTATTTATTAATTAATAAATATATTAACTATTGGCAAAATTAAAATAATAAGGGGTGTTCGGAAGTGTACAAACATCATCAAGCCGCCATTGATTCCATTACCGTGAAGCTGAAGGCCAGGGAGGAGGTCCTCGGTGTGATCATCGGGGGTTCAATCGCTCATGGTTACGCCAATGAGGCTTCGGATCTTGACATAATGCTGGTGCTGTCGGAGGAAGCCTATGAGCGGGCGCATGCGGAGATGGATCTTGGTTTTTTTGAGACTGAGTCGTGTTCCTATGAAGGCGGCTATGTAGATGGAAAAAGCATAAGTATAGACTACATACATAAGGTTGCGGAATATGGCAGTGAACCAGCCAGATTTGCCTTCAAGGACGCGTTCCTGTCCTACTCAAAGGTAGAAGGGCTGGACAAGCTGATCCTGAAGGCGGCCAGCTATCCTGTAGAGAAGAAATTAAGCAACCTGAACCAATTCTACGCCCAATTCGAGACCTGGAAATGGTATTACTATGAAGGCTTGAAAAGGGATAATCGGTTGCTGGTGGATTACAGCCTGACGAATTATGTTTTTTTTGCCGGAAGATTGATCTTGGCCTATAACGAAAGGCTGTTCCCCTCGTATAAATGGTTTCTGAAAGAACTGGAGCAAGTGGAGCACAAGCCTGATGGATTGATGCACCTGCTGGATCAGGTGATTGAGTTAAAAACTCCCGCTGCGGTTGAAGCGCTATACCATAATGTGATGGGCTTTAACGAGTGGAACAGCTCAGATAAACACTGGTCGATCCAATTTATGCTGGACAGCCAGTTAAACTGGCTGGATGGGGAAGTGCCTGTCTTAGATTTGTAGGCGGGGATATATGAGAAAGCACAGGTGGAACTGTGGGTTAAAGTGCGATATGTAATGTAACACAGATGTTCCAGCAAGCACGTCAGCGCCTGAA
This window encodes:
- a CDS encoding DUF1963 domain-containing protein; this translates as MTERIECQTPGCSATILPATAAKTGGYCMPCHQEQQREEQRIFIEQNRKEVDLYEEITDPVEVLRIMHTSRRYDPLIEYVPYPLNREQLYTALSLEEAERMQAYALELLEAGDEDTATEILASLVCYSGKLLDNCWLELMEQNVYNPAILFKDAPPSIRNLLLEKVEIHSGNRNPLLLALAWIGDEAVVQQFLEWRRAAPEWAQELYVTPERYAQEAGWELTAAGERRDLFARKNYAMERMDAPLEAGDQASEAFVTVSHQQCPWCGGQLTTLVELQKGHPALKEIAWDGERLAVDTCVICGSYSVIYMEVDPAGTPFWSKHNQRPDYLPDINLDDYGQDYLAAGPLLSTAESPRNTYHSAVWGIDPIVSQIGGHPSWVQDAEYPVCPCCSHTMSFIAQLDWGQLEEYGEGIYYMFSCAKDRITATLYQQS
- a CDS encoding nucleotidyltransferase domain-containing protein, which encodes MYKHHQAAIDSITVKLKAREEVLGVIIGGSIAHGYANEASDLDIMLVLSEEAYERAHAEMDLGFFETESCSYEGGYVDGKSISIDYIHKVAEYGSEPARFAFKDAFLSYSKVEGLDKLILKAASYPVEKKLSNLNQFYAQFETWKWYYYEGLKRDNRLLVDYSLTNYVFFAGRLILAYNERLFPSYKWFLKELEQVEHKPDGLMHLLDQVIELKTPAAVEALYHNVMGFNEWNSSDKHWSIQFMLDSQLNWLDGEVPVLDL